DNA from Candidatus Cloacimonas sp.:
ATATCTCTGAAGCAATAAAAGAGCTTCGTTATGAAACCCATTATGCCATTTATAGATGGAAAGAGGATTGTTTGCAGCGTTTGCAATTCAACACTGCCATTGCCACTTGTATGGAATTTTTGAATGCGATCGTGAAAATTAAAGAACCAGAAAAATTGAATACCGCGGAACAACAGATTTATGCTTTTGCCTGTATAACTTTGCCTAAAATGCTTTATCCCTTTGCGCCTCATATTGCAGAAGAGCTTTGGCAAGAATTGGGAAATGAAAATATGCTGAATGATTGCGGTTTGCCAGAATATGAAGAACAATATTTAACTCGGAACATTGTTACCTATGTTATTCAAGTTAACGGCAAAATTAGAGGAAAACTGGAAGTTTCAGCAGAAATCAACCAAGACGAATTGCAAGCTAAAGCATTGGAAAATGAAAATGTTAAGCGTTATCTGGAAGGACTTAATATCAAGAAAGTGATTGTTGTTCCGGGGAAAATGATTTCCATCGCAGCCGGGAAATAAAAGGTGCGGGAGTTCAGAGTGCGGGAGTTCTTGGTTCAAAGTTATTTTGGTGGTAGTTAATAAGTAAATCTGTGCAATATATACAGGAGGAACGAGATACTGTAGTTCCCCTTACAACCAAGTTATACTGCTTCCGCCTTATTTGATAACAGCTTGATAGATTGTTTGTTGTGGGTTGACCAGGAGGTCAACCTTCCTTTATTTATACGCCGGGTTAAAACCCGTCGCTTAAATCTGTCGTCCCGCTGGGACTAATTTTATTTGTTTCTATTTGCGCCGGGTTAAAACCCGTCGTTAGTATCTGTCGTTCCTAACGGAACTTATGTCTTAATCTGTTTTTTTCGAGGGGCTTACGCCACCATCGCTATGATCGTGTCGGTCTTTGAGTTAAAATCGGTTTTGCTTGTGATCGGACATATAATTTCCTTCTTTTCCCTTTTCTTTGAATAAGGTCAATAATATCCCATAGAATAGGCCGATTTTGACTTAAAGCCGACAGCCCACAACCGATAAGATTATTTACGCCACCATCGCTATGATTGTGTCGCCCTGGGGGGCTTTTTCAACAACTGCGCTTTTAGCGGCTCTTGCTGAAGAGGAGGAGTGGTGTTAGGGAAGCGTCTAAGGAAGATTGCCGAAATCCGATTTTTTATAAGCAGTTAGCTTTTGGAAATCAGAATTCGGCAATCGTTTAAAGCACTACTAAACTCTTAACTAATACTATCTAAGCCATTTAAGTTAACTAAGCGGCAATCGTTTAAAGCAGTATTAAGTTCTTAACTAATACTATCTAAGCCATTTAGGTTAGCTAATAATCCTTAAAACTTAGGTAATCTATGGCAGAACAATTATTTATTTAGGTCTTTGGCTTTGATGGCGTTCTTTTTGGGTTTGATGGTGGATTCTTCCACGAACTGAATAACAGCCATCGGAGCATTATCCCCCTTTCGAAATCCGGCTTTGAGAACTCTGGTATAGCCACCGTTTCTGCCTTCAAAGGCGGGTGCAATTTCAGTAAATAGTTTTTTCACTAAAGTTCTATTTCCCAAAACGCTGTAAGCCAGTCGTCTGGAATGGACGGTATCATTTTTTCCGTAAGTGATAACGCGTTCTACATAGCGTCGCATTTCTTTGGCTTTGGGGAGGGTGGTTGTCAATTGACCGTGTTCTATCATTGATTTAACCAGGTTATTCATCATCAAACGGCGGGCATCCATTTCCCGTCCGAATTTTCTACCTTCAACTCTATGTCTCATTTTTTATCCTTCTTTTTGGGGCTGGGAACCGGTTTACGAGGAGGTGTAACGGTAACGGTTTCCACAGATTTCTTTTCTTTAGGTGTTTCTTTTTCAGTTACTTGTTTGGTTTTAGGTTTGGTTTTGGGTTTGATTTCCAGAGCGGGAGCTTCTTTTTCTTCGGGAGGAAGAACGCC
Protein-coding regions in this window:
- a CDS encoding class I tRNA ligase family protein, coding for ISEAIKELRYETHYAIYRWKEDCLQRLQFNTAIATCMEFLNAIVKIKEPEKLNTAEQQIYAFACITLPKMLYPFAPHIAEELWQELGNENMLNDCGLPEYEEQYLTRNIVTYVIQVNGKIRGKLEVSAEINQDELQAKALENENVKRYLEGLNIKKVIVVPGKMISIAAGK
- the rplQ gene encoding 50S ribosomal protein L17 encodes the protein MRHRVEGRKFGREMDARRLMMNNLVKSMIEHGQLTTTLPKAKEMRRYVERVITYGKNDTVHSRRLAYSVLGNRTLVKKLFTEIAPAFEGRNGGYTRVLKAGFRKGDNAPMAVIQFVEESTIKPKKNAIKAKDLNK